A single window of bacterium DNA harbors:
- a CDS encoding winged helix-turn-helix transcriptional regulator — translation MARRAPPPPTLSEEALRMVATRFRVLGDPGRLRILNQLMQGEASVGELVDEVDLEQPTVSRHLAVLRREGIVSRRSEGNRGIYRIEDPTVTRLCAIACGGLLEQLAGELDALPEASAWRGSGI, via the coding sequence ATGGCCCGCCGCGCCCCCCCGCCGCCCACCCTCTCCGAAGAGGCCCTCAGAATGGTCGCCACCCGCTTCCGGGTGCTCGGCGATCCCGGCCGTCTGCGGATCCTGAACCAGCTGATGCAGGGCGAAGCCTCAGTCGGCGAGCTGGTCGACGAGGTGGATCTGGAGCAACCCACCGTCTCGCGGCACCTCGCGGTCCTGCGTCGCGAAGGGATCGTGAGCCGCCGTTCCGAAGGCAACCGCGGCATCTACCGAATCGAGGATCCGACCGTGACGCGGCTCTGCGCGATCGCCTGCGGCGGCCTCCTGGAACAACTCGCTGGGGAGTTGGACGCCCTGCCCGAAGCCAGCGCCTGGCGAGGATCGGGGATCTAG